The sequence below is a genomic window from Silene latifolia isolate original U9 population chromosome 7, ASM4854445v1, whole genome shotgun sequence.
TTTTATAGACGTTTATCGACTGAAAAAATGATGATTTGACAATGtctatatatatacatgtaaATATTTGATACTAGAGATTCTTAAATAGATGTGCTCGGACTATAATAATCGAGAAGAAACTTCaaaataaatacggagtattatacatTAAAAATAATCATAAGAAGTCACAGCTAGGGTCGAAATGTCGTTTTCATTGAAGAAGAAATAATTTTTTTAAGCATTATTTTGAAGACGAGAGTTACGTTTCattaatttttatataaatgagagAATATTATTCGCAACTACTTATTCAAACACAGAAAAATCAATATATGTGTATGAAGAGACAGAATAAATCAATCAATTATGTATAAACAAGGAAGTAATCGCAAGCAATAATTTATGGGTTGCCAAGTCCATGAAGGAATGGTAAGACGAGACAACGACCACGACTACGACAACAACATTATATTAATAACATGAGGACGGACTCGTATTCATGGACAAAGAAGGAGGTCAGATACTCAGATGTATGTACAGAGCCATTCTTTTAAGAAACAAACATTATTTCTTATGTATTTTTTTGAGTACTACTTCGTACAGACAGTTGAGTGAGTCATTTTGCTTTATCCCGCTATTTCTATTGAACAACACAGAGTTGTTGAACTGTTAGTTAAAAAAAACAGGATCTTTTTATGCATCATCTGAACTGTAAGTTAAATATACCGCGCTACATAAACCCCCTAAACCAGACTTGATCCGAGTTTTCTGAACAAATAATttgaaaaaataataataatctcgATCTGAAATGTTCTGAAGCAGAAGCAGAAGTAGTGCAGAACGACTTGAATTAACCCGTAGATGAACTGAACTGACCCGAACCTTTCTGAATACAGAAAAAGTGCCTTCaaattgaaaaaaatgaaaaaatttcaCCTTTCTTTGATGCTGTTGCTTTTTTTACAGTGTTGCAGTAAAAATATAAACTATACTGCAAGTTGAAATTACATACAGTATTCCATCTCGATACCATGTCATCATACAACCTAACCAATAACATAACACCATTCCTCGTTGGTTAGGGTGAACGATACTATATTTAAGCGTGTACCTAAGAATTTTTCGTTACTGGATaccaaatgagtcgccaaagtACTTATCCCACTCATTATTTTCCAAATTCCCGAAAAAATTATACTTCCAAGCGAGATCATCAGGAACGCTCTCAGACGATCCAATCTTTCCTCCCTGGAGTCCCTGCATTTCCATTTTAAGCCTCTCGACTCGACTCAAAACTCCTTTCACTGTTACATCAAATGCATCTTCCAAGTTGTCGACTTTATCATTAGGATTCGCGTAAATAATACTTGGGATTAACTTAATCACCTCTTCTCTCATAGCCAAGACTTTCTTCCTCGGAATCTGTAACAGCCTCTTCTCAATGCTTACATTTCCCTGTTTCAATTCATCCATAGGAATAAACACAGAATACCGCGAATAATCCTTAGGCAAATGCCATATATATTGAACATAAGCCGAAGCAGGATGTAAGAAAATCGGTATACACCCAGCTAAGATCGTGTCAAATATCGATTTTCTAGTGTATGAATCCCCGGGAGGCTGTAAACAAAAATCCGAACTTTGAAACAATCTCATTACAGTCTCGGGTTTACTACAGTCTGTTACTTCTGGTTTACAATGTACAAACTTGCAGCGGTTTCCTTTCGCTGCAAGGCATTCCTTAATAATAACATTCCTTATCGATTCTTTAAGGTTAGGCCTTGGAGCCCCGGCAAATGAGAATAAGAAAGTTCgctttttctttctcattttacccTGCAAGTTACGGACTTCATTTCCGCTTGCAGGGTGGAAAAAAGTCGGGTAAGGTATGGAAATCTCGGACTTGCTCGAAGGGCTTGACTCGAGCAGTAAGCTTGTCATGTTCTTAATCTCGGGTAGTTGCAATAGCTTGTTTCCCCAACCATTATAATGAGAAGTATTTTCTGATAACCTTCGAAAATCCCAAGTTATTCTACCAACTATTAGAAAATGGTCTCGACCTCCAAATCTTTTCCACTCGGGTTTTTCTCTAATATACTTGGCAAAATTAACGGAAGTCTCGTCTCTCAGGGTAGCATTTAAATTCCATAAATACCTCCCAACATCTAAACCAGCATAATACGGCACAAATATAGCAGACGCTTTGGATAAATCGTTTGTTAAGCATTTATATTGCTTCATTCTATTATGAAATATTACTTCTAATGAAAACTGGTCTGTCGAAAACCAATCAGACCCAGAAAAGACGGTCTCATCAGCAAAACTTAGCCTAGGGCCAAGACCTGAGTTAATAAGAAGCTTACACATGTCTGTCCATGGGCTAAGAACCCCACATTGTGCGAGTAAATCGCTATTGAACTGGCTAGGAAGATCCAGGACATGAATGTATTTTCCTGCACATTCATCTGGTTTTTCTGCAGGTTTTTTAGCCAAACTTTCTACATTCGAGGTTGTCGTTGTCACGTTGACGACTAGATTGTTTCGACTCATTTGAACATTATTCGAAACATCTAAAGTAAGAATTGTATCATTGGGAAAAAACATTGAAGGATTGAGATAGACTAATAATAGTCCAAGAACAGAGAAAAGTATGATGACATACCAGAATATACTGCAATATTTTCCTGCAGGAAATGATATTTCATTGCATCCTAGATATTTATTTGCATAAGAAACCTTCTTGGTAGACATTTTTGGGTCTTGTAACTTTGGATTAGAAGTATTAGAACTATGTTTTGGTGCAAATCTTGAAGAATTCATCATTACATTCATAAGAAATAATGAACTGAGCAAGAAATGGCAAGGAAATGCACATTCATAGACCTTTTTTTGCTGAGAAAACTACGAATAAATTATACAGTAGGTCTTCTGAGAGACGGTTTTTAACCAAGTTTTGAAAAAGGGGTTGTGTTGCTAGTAGCATAGAACAATGAGGGTCTAAAGTTTAAACAACATGACCTCAACTAACATATaagcatgtttttttttttttatttactttggTACAGGTCATATTAGGGATAACATCATAAAAATGTTTGCAAGTGGTGTTTAAAATATCTTTTCAACATGTCAACTTTCAAGTTTCATCATTTAAACAAATTTATTCAATAGTTATTTTGACATAGAGATTAAAGAGAGTCACAAGGACAGTTTTGAAAAAGACGAATTTTCGACATTGGCTTAAATGTCGTATATCAATATCTTTACTAGAGAACTACTCCATAACGAGATGAAGCGTATTTATTTATAGTTTTCTTTTAAAAATAAAGAGCACTACAAGGGTTTTTTTATAAGGAAGACGGGATTTCATGAATGGTTCTGATGGATAGGAAGGAGTAGTAAACAAAGAAATTAATAGTTTACATTTTCCTTTTTTTGGGTGTTTTAGTCAataatttacatttttttttgctACTAAATAAATCAACCCGTGTAGGTGAGGATCATTACATTTCTTTCCTTAATAATCGTGTATAAAGCAACAGTAAACTATCTAGTGGGACGGAGAGAGTAATTAAGTaaatcatctactttactcctccaTTTCATTTATCTTTTGACCTAAGCAAATGGTTAAAGTGTAATTAAAGTGGGAATAAACCAttaaaataagagattaatagtATATGATTAAGGGTAATATAAGACAAGTAGGGCCATGTATCATGCTAAGATGTTGGAAGAACAAAAAAAGCTTAATCATTAAACTCTACATGTGAAAATGTGATGAACATGGGTAGTCTAGGATTTTGGGGCTAAAGCCAAACTTGCTAGTGGTTGACTACTAGTCAACATGGACGGGTAGTTGGGATCCAATTCCAAAGGCTTGTTTTGGCCTCTTATGGGCTTGAGAAGCTTTCAATTAGAGATGAAAGTGGGCACGCGGATCATTAAGCTGACATACTTCAGCAGAGTTTATGGCCCATTTTAACATGACACAGAATTGGCACGACCAAACACGGTTCGGCACGCTATGGGctggaatttgagaaaaaaaaaatgtgtctAACCCATGCATGGCACGACCAACTTGAATACGGCACGCTTGAGCACGCCGAAAATACAAAGAAATAATAAGGCTAAAGGGAAGAAATTGTTTGGGCACGCCATGGGCGTGGGCCGTGCCATTTTCTCCTCCAAGTACGGTGGGCCGGCACGAGGCATGGCTCGACAGCCGGCAGGACCCACTTCCATCTCTATTTTCATCTTTTGACCCGTCACAAAAGGACCTAATTCAAAACCACCAGTACTGTAATGATCATTTTCCGAGTAAAAGAAATTCAGTCCTGATAACTAACTTGAAATCGTGTTTGAATTTAGGTAGACTACGATTTTAACAAAAAAGTGAAATAATCACGAGCTGACTCATAACCAGATGACCCAAATTAACAACACTGTcaaagcaaagcaaagcaaagcTTAACCTAAAATGACCTAATCCGACCCGAGTGCATAGCAAATTAAAGAGAAATTTACAAATAAACTGTCAGCCAAGACATGAAGAATGAGATACAGAGAAGAAAGGTAAAGAGAGGCTAATTTTTTCTAAAAAATTACTGATTCTAAGATTAAACTAGTTTAAAAACAGAAGTTTGCATTTTAAGAATGAGATGAATGATGTACACAGGCAACACAGTACAGCCTGCAACTAAAGCAATACACATTGGCATCTCAGAATGTATGAAAAAGGCGGTAGCTCACGTACAAAGCTGGGAGCAAAGCTGTTGAACCCTGTAAGAGTCGTCATTGATCACCGGGTAGAGCTGACTTCTTCCATTGTTGATGCATGTTAAGTTTAACTTGTTTCCTATCTCAGATGACTGCAATAATTATAACGCGCTCTATTCAGCAATTTAAATCACAACTCAATTTAAAAGACGATGGACGAGGACATTACCTCACAGAAAACTTGCTTAGGCTTGCAGCTCCATTTAGAAGTAGGGAAACAGGTCAAGTAATGGCACCATGAACAATACTCATTTCCGCTAGCTCCTCTTAAAACCAGCACCAGTCCAGCCGTTATTCTGTACAGAAGATACAAACAGACGGTTTCAGAACAGTATTGTTTCTGAGACCGCTTCAGTAACGACAGTCTATGAGTGTTCAATTTACCCAGCAGTCAAGAGAAGAGCAGCAACAACCCAGAGTAAATACTGATAAGGCTTGTGCTTAGGTTTTACGGAATGAGAACCATTGCCAGGAAGAAAGTCTTTTCGGTTAACCCATCCAAATTGAGGGCGTATCAGAAGCACAAACCCAAGAAGAAACCCGGTAATGAACCCGCCTATATGAGCAAAGTTGTCCACATGAGGAAGAATTCCCACCGCGAGATTTATAATGATTATCAGTACCAGTGTCAGCAATGCTGCAATCTGAACAACGAAAATTGAAATTGTCAGAACGCCAGAACTGGAGgctgccaggatttgaacccgtgacctcttGGTCACggcggctctgataccatgatagatgaaccatcccaaccaaaaccttaaggtgatggttgaggctcaactattatatttattcctattaATAAATAACTACCTTGTTGGCGTAAATTGTCCAGTTAGTAAGCAGTTCAGAGAGCATGGCCCCTAGTAGTCCAAATAATGCACCAGAAGCGCCGACAGATATTGTTGATTGAAGAAATAGAGCTGACAGTATGCTTGCGCCGAAACCAGAGATTATATATAACAAGCCAATCTTCACTGAAAATCGACAGCATTATAACTCATAAGACATGATGTGAACTCGAGAAGTAAAGTGAGAAAAACTTAAAAAAGCGTACCAAAGCCAAATTCTTGTTCTAACCGAAGGCCTATAAATACAAGGCTTATCATATTCGCAAGCACATGTACTACCCCGGCATGAAGCCACATGCTAGAGAACAACCGCCATACTTGATGTTCGTGTACCACCATATTGATTTCCAGAGCCCCCATTTTTTCTAATCTGAACAGACAAGTTCAGCATTGTCGATTAATTTGAAAAATCTCGTGTAAGCGATCAAATAGTATGCGACAAATCATAAAGTAATCGCCTTTTACCTACATTGCAATCCTATAAAGCACAATCATAGATTGATATGCCATTTCCACCAATTTacataaaaattacttaaaaaaaCTGCGAAATCAAGCAGTTCAGATGCATGTTCCTTTTTTCCGTGTTTCAGAGTTAGCCCACTTAAAACATTACTTACATAGAAGGACAATAATAGAATGACATACCATTTCACCAATttacataaaaattcaaaaaataaaaaacgcGAAATCAAGCAATTCGCATATTAAGCCATACTAAAATTGAACAAACCAAACTCAATTCCACCCAAcacaataaaagtaaactaatacaCAATATGTAATTACAACTATCAGAATCATGTAAGGCCGTTTTACACTAATACGTAGTATTGCAAAGAATAtaataaaagtaaactaatacaCAATACCCAATTCCAACTATCAGACTCATGTAACGCAATTTTACACTAAAATTACGTAAAAACACGTCCTTTCACCTAACAATTATTACGTAAAAAGTTATCTTAGACAAAAATTTGCGCGATTTTATACCAAAAACAAAGAAGGGATACTTACGTGGCGGATGACGGCCCAAAGAGAGGATTTTCCTTAAGAGGTTGAAAAGAAAACCTTCCTAAAAACTCAGGAAAACAAGAAAACGAATACTTTGGACAATCATTAACGTACATTGTTATAACAAATAGAACAACATTAGCCACAACAATCATGGGTACTATCCATGGAACCCACTTCTTAAACGGCCTCGTTTCCATGCCCCTTGTCGTCCTCGACGTCGAAATGCCGCTCATCTGCGTCCTCTCCGTCTCATGCACAAATACTATCGATCAAAGTACGTAACCCATCAAAAAACATGGGATTTATGACAATGTGAGTGAGATTTATCGAGTTTTATCGAAATTTGGTTATTTTTGGACGTGAATTTGGTGAAATATTGATGATTGTATTGTAATTCCGGGATCTTAGGGTGATTTATAATTACAGTAGCTTAAAAGGGTCGTTTTGTTTTTGGGTACTTTTGTTACGATGATTTGAATAGTTTTTGGGTTGGTTGGTGGGTTGTTTTATTAGAAAACCAAAGTATCGTAATAAGAATTGTATTAATGTTATTCTGTGCTTACAAAAGAATGGGTTTAGCTATTTATACAGCAACTAATATAGCTTATTTACGGAAACAATTGTCTAACAGCTATATTTACACAAGGAAGGAAACAAGATCAATTGAGTATATTGCAACGGTCCTTTGGAGCGGCTAttaccccccctcaagttggtgCGTGGAGGTTCGAAACGCCCAACTTGGATAGCAGTTGAGAGAATTGTGGGGAAGCCAAGGCTTTTGTGAATATATCGGCTAGCTGGTTCTTGGTGTCGATATGGAGTGGCAAGATTGTCCCTTTGAGGTATTCGTCACGTACAAAATGGCAATCGATTTCAATGTGCTTGG
It includes:
- the LOC141593174 gene encoding putative xyloglucan galactosyltransferase GT11 — its product is MNSSRFAPKHSSNTSNPKLQDPKMSTKKVSYANKYLGCNEISFPAGKYCSIFWYVIILFSVLGLLLVYLNPSMFFPNDTILTLDVSNNVQMSRNNLVVNVTTTTSNVESLAKKPAEKPDECAGKYIHVLDLPSQFNSDLLAQCGVLSPWTDMCKLLINSGLGPRLSFADETVFSGSDWFSTDQFSLEVIFHNRMKQYKCLTNDLSKASAIFVPYYAGLDVGRYLWNLNATLRDETSVNFAKYIREKPEWKRFGGRDHFLIVGRITWDFRRLSENTSHYNGWGNKLLQLPEIKNMTSLLLESSPSSKSEISIPYPTFFHPASGNEVRNLQGKMRKKKRTFLFSFAGAPRPNLKESIRNVIIKECLAAKGNRCKFVHCKPEVTDCSKPETVMRLFQSSDFCLQPPGDSYTRKSIFDTILAGCIPIFLHPASAYVQYIWHLPKDYSRYSVFIPMDELKQGNVSIEKRLLQIPRKKVLAMREEVIKLIPSIIYANPNDKVDNLEDAFDVTVKGVLSRVERLKMEMQGLQGGKIGSSESVPDDLAWKYNFFGNLENNEWDKYFGDSFGIQ
- the LOC141590836 gene encoding RHOMBOID-like protein 1 encodes the protein MSGISTSRTTRGMETRPFKKWVPWIVPMIVVANVVLFVITMYVNDCPKYSFSCFPEFLGRFSFQPLKENPLFGPSSATLEKMGALEINMVVHEHQVWRLFSSMWLHAGVVHVLANMISLVFIGLRLEQEFGFVKIGLLYIISGFGASILSALFLQSTISVGASGALFGLLGAMLSELLTNWTIYANKIAALLTLVLIIIINLAVGILPHVDNFAHIGGFITGFLLGFVLLIRPQFGWVNRKDFLPGNGSHSVKPKHKPYQYLLWVVAALLLTAGITAGLVLVLRGASGNEYCSWCHYLTCFPTSKWSCKPKQVFCESSEIGNKLNLTCINNGRSQLYPVINDDSYRVQQLCSQLCT